The following are from one region of the Halorussus rarus genome:
- a CDS encoding aminotransferase class IV: protein MYYHVDGDLVPAEEATVSVRDRGFMYGDAAFETLRAYGGRPFEWAAHAERLDRTCEALGLDHGLSDVDLRERIRETLDANEFEDAYVKLSVSRGAQPGKLAPGPVEDPTVVVYVAELPRGGSADRGGEPVWDGPATAAVVETRRVPDAALPAHAKTHNYLNGILARLELGDGDGESPDGTTDERDAPDEALMLDADGNLAEGATSNLFFVRDGTLHTPSLDGPVLPGITRRVVLDLAEREEIPTAEAAYAPADLRDADEAFLTNSTWEVRPLAAVEGRDGERTALGRGPITDALTDAFDARVEREHYADDRERAE from the coding sequence ATGTACTACCACGTCGACGGCGACCTCGTCCCCGCCGAGGAGGCGACCGTCAGCGTCCGCGACCGCGGGTTCATGTACGGCGACGCCGCCTTCGAGACGCTCCGGGCCTACGGCGGTCGTCCCTTCGAGTGGGCGGCCCACGCCGAGCGACTCGACCGGACCTGCGAGGCGCTCGGGCTCGACCACGGCCTGTCGGACGTCGACCTCCGGGAGCGCATCCGGGAGACGCTGGACGCGAACGAGTTCGAGGACGCCTACGTCAAGCTCTCGGTCTCGCGGGGCGCCCAGCCCGGCAAGCTCGCGCCCGGGCCGGTCGAGGACCCCACGGTCGTCGTCTACGTCGCGGAGCTCCCGCGGGGCGGGTCGGCCGACCGCGGCGGCGAACCGGTGTGGGACGGGCCGGCGACCGCCGCGGTGGTCGAGACCCGCCGGGTCCCCGACGCCGCGCTTCCAGCGCACGCGAAGACCCACAATTACCTGAACGGGATTCTCGCCCGGCTCGAACTCGGCGACGGAGACGGCGAGTCCCCCGACGGGACGACCGACGAGCGGGACGCGCCCGACGAGGCCCTCATGCTCGACGCGGACGGCAACCTCGCGGAGGGCGCGACGAGCAACCTGTTCTTCGTCCGAGACGGGACGCTACACACGCCGAGCCTCGACGGGCCGGTGCTGCCGGGCATCACGCGCCGGGTCGTGCTCGACCTGGCCGAGCGGGAGGAGATTCCGACCGCGGAGGCCGCCTACGCGCCCGCCGACCTCCGGGACGCCGACGAGGCGTTCCTGACCAACTCGACGTGGGAGGTCCGGCCGCTCGCCGCGGTCGAGGGGCGGGACGGCGAGCGAACCGCGCTCGGTCGGGGGCCGATTACCGACGCGCTGACCGACGCCTTCGACGCCCGGGTCGAGCGCGAGCACTACGCCGACG
- a CDS encoding helix-hairpin-helix domain-containing protein: MGLLTKLKSLLGLEDDRSRMRRSESGVTIEREPDESVEPDAEAESAVKGVDADAEESTGAESDAEATQEEDGVAGIEEAEATDAEPAETEGEPEVDAESEATTDVDESGATDESEPADEVDATEEPEGTDEDESEDAEASVDTDAVTTAPEGQGAETEVDEAAEPSEAVGPSTDAAEPDQSAGDEPEPTPEDTEGEEPDAADGEPVGEGEPLEDVKGIGPAYAERLRDAGVADVTELAKADAEQLAEETGLSDKRIQGWIDRAQAR, from the coding sequence ATGGGACTGCTCACGAAGCTGAAGTCGTTGCTTGGACTCGAGGACGACCGCTCGCGGATGCGTCGGAGCGAGTCCGGCGTCACCATCGAGCGCGAGCCCGACGAGTCGGTCGAACCGGACGCGGAAGCCGAGAGCGCCGTCAAGGGCGTCGACGCCGACGCCGAGGAGTCCACCGGTGCGGAGTCGGACGCCGAGGCCACTCAGGAGGAAGACGGAGTGGCCGGAATCGAGGAGGCCGAGGCGACCGACGCGGAACCGGCCGAGACGGAAGGCGAGCCAGAAGTCGACGCCGAATCCGAAGCGACCACCGACGTTGACGAGAGCGGTGCGACCGACGAGTCCGAACCGGCTGACGAGGTCGACGCGACCGAAGAGCCCGAAGGGACGGACGAGGACGAATCCGAGGACGCCGAGGCCAGCGTCGACACCGACGCCGTGACGACGGCGCCCGAGGGCCAGGGCGCCGAGACCGAGGTCGACGAGGCCGCCGAACCCTCGGAGGCGGTCGGACCCTCGACCGACGCGGCCGAGCCCGACCAGTCGGCGGGCGACGAGCCCGAGCCGACGCCCGAGGACACCGAGGGCGAGGAGCCCGACGCGGCCGACGGGGAACCGGTCGGCGAGGGCGAGCCGCTCGAGGACGTCAAGGGCATCGGCCCGGCCTACGCCGAGCGGCTCCGCGACGCGGGCGTCGCCGACGTGACCGAGCTCGCGAAGGCCGACGCCGAGCAGCTCGCCGAGGAGACCGGCCTCTCGGACAAGCGCATCCAGGGCTGGATCGACCGGGCGCAGGCGCGGTAA
- a CDS encoding shikimate dehydrogenase, with product MDVFGLLGNPVGHSLSPPMHEAAYDALGTDARYVTFEPDPDDLGAAVEGARALGIAGLNVTIPFKQDALALVEPDDLAARIGAVNTLDFSDADDETPPTGHNTDAAGVRRAFAHHDVTLADRDAVVVGAGGAARATAFALVDAGADVHVANRTVERAERLAADVDRETPAGAAGVAAGGLDSLEAKVPEADVLVNATSVGMEEDRSPVPVDALHADLAVLDAVYRPLDTRLLREAREVGATTVDGAWMLLYQGVEAFEIWTGRAAPVDAMNAALRARL from the coding sequence ATGGACGTGTTCGGACTCCTCGGGAACCCCGTGGGCCACTCGCTCTCGCCGCCGATGCACGAGGCCGCGTACGACGCGCTCGGGACGGACGCCCGGTACGTCACCTTCGAACCCGACCCCGACGATCTCGGGGCCGCCGTCGAGGGGGCCCGTGCGCTCGGCATCGCGGGGCTCAACGTCACGATTCCCTTCAAGCAGGACGCCCTCGCGCTGGTCGAACCGGACGACCTCGCGGCCCGCATCGGCGCGGTCAACACCCTCGACTTCTCGGACGCCGACGACGAGACGCCGCCGACCGGCCACAACACCGACGCCGCGGGCGTGCGCCGGGCGTTCGCCCACCACGACGTGACGCTGGCCGACCGGGACGCCGTGGTGGTGGGCGCCGGCGGGGCGGCCCGGGCGACCGCATTCGCGCTGGTCGACGCGGGCGCCGACGTCCACGTGGCCAACCGGACCGTCGAACGCGCCGAGCGGCTCGCCGCCGACGTCGACCGCGAGACGCCGGCCGGGGCGGCGGGAGTCGCCGCGGGCGGCCTCGACTCGCTGGAAGCGAAGGTCCCGGAAGCCGACGTGCTGGTCAACGCCACCAGCGTCGGGATGGAGGAGGACCGCTCGCCGGTGCCGGTCGATGCGCTCCACGCCGACCTCGCGGTGCTCGACGCGGTGTATCGACCGCTCGACACGCGCCTGCTGCGCGAGGCCCGCGAGGTCGGGGCGACGACCGTGGACGGGGCGTGGATGCTGCTGTACCAGGGCGTCGAAGCGTTCGAGATCTGGACAGGTCGGGCGGCCCCCGTGGACGCGATGAACGCGGCGCTTCGGGCACGGCTTTAA
- a CDS encoding calcium/sodium antiporter codes for MTLLQTLGGALVSVDALYLVGGILLLYLGAELLVSSASSLAIGYGVAPATVGVTIVAFSTTAPELFVSVIGGIGISDDIGLGNIIGSNIANIGLVLGASALVQPLAVDSKLLWRHGPFMLAAAVLLVVLGSDGTLGPLDGGAMLVLLAVFTGYMLYSSRNADGDVIPEEMQVEDDSGSASLREIGLLVGAGVCLLGGSVGLVQGGTAILRSFGFGDLFIGVTIIAFGTSLPELATSLVSSIRDEAAFSVGNVVGSNIYNVLAVIGLLALVNPLSVRPTVQTFHFPMVIGFTVGAMALMAYGRNLSRWSGMALVGSYAGFVYLLLP; via the coding sequence ATGACACTACTCCAGACACTGGGCGGGGCGCTCGTCTCGGTCGACGCGCTCTACCTCGTCGGCGGCATCCTGCTGCTGTACCTGGGCGCGGAGCTTCTGGTCTCCAGCGCGTCGTCGCTGGCCATCGGCTACGGCGTCGCGCCCGCGACGGTCGGGGTCACCATCGTCGCGTTCTCGACGACCGCTCCGGAACTGTTCGTGAGCGTCATCGGGGGCATCGGCATCTCCGACGACATCGGCCTGGGCAACATCATCGGGTCGAACATCGCGAACATCGGCCTCGTGCTCGGCGCCTCGGCGCTGGTCCAGCCGCTGGCGGTCGACTCGAAGCTGCTGTGGCGCCACGGCCCGTTCATGCTGGCGGCGGCCGTGCTGCTGGTGGTCCTCGGGAGCGATGGGACGCTGGGCCCACTCGACGGCGGGGCTATGCTCGTGCTCCTGGCGGTGTTCACCGGCTACATGCTGTACAGCTCGCGGAACGCCGACGGGGACGTCATCCCCGAGGAGATGCAGGTCGAGGACGACTCCGGGTCGGCGAGCCTCCGCGAGATAGGGCTGCTCGTCGGCGCGGGCGTCTGCCTGCTCGGCGGGTCGGTCGGCCTCGTGCAGGGCGGGACCGCCATTCTGCGGTCGTTCGGCTTCGGCGACCTCTTCATCGGCGTCACCATCATCGCGTTCGGCACCTCGCTGCCCGAACTGGCGACGTCGCTCGTGAGCTCGATCCGCGACGAGGCCGCGTTCAGCGTCGGGAACGTCGTCGGGTCGAACATCTACAACGTCCTGGCGGTCATCGGTCTGCTCGCGCTGGTCAATCCCCTGTCGGTGCGGCCCACCGTCCAGACGTTCCACTTCCCGATGGTGATCGGCTTCACGGTCGGCGCGATGGCGCTGATGGCCTACGGACGAAACCTCTCGCGGTGGAGCGGGATGGCGCTCGTCGGCAGCTACGCCGGCTTCGTCTACCTGCTGCTGCCCTGA
- a CDS encoding sodium:calcium antiporter: MLGRLRHPLSAVGATTALTLPWVYVWATGATAPLGDLQTVAVTGVAVLGASFMLAWAAETAEEDVPRAFALAVLAVLAVAPEYAVDALYAWTAGANAGTEAGTEAANLAVANMTGANRILIGLGWSAIALFTVYRTGNSADPAVRTESGFLASNVELDRDIATEITFLLAATAYAFFVPLGNGIGITDTVVLVGLYFTYIAIIIRGEVEETDEQVGVPAYFQSLSKGPRIASVLLMFGYSGVMIYTAVHPFAHGLEHLGTSLGIPPFFMIQWIAPLASESPELIVVAYLVNKARSTAGFNALISSKLNQWTLLIGTLAVVYSIAASQIGTLPFDEKQTAEIWITAAQSFFAIGILTNFEISVREAVTLLVLFVSQIAIEFYFIRTLPEAQANDLSILVLHGYTVLYLVLGAALFYLRRGELRYLFGKTVTTAREAINGQPSRPEHAD; the protein is encoded by the coding sequence ATGTTAGGTCGGTTACGCCATCCGCTGTCCGCAGTCGGCGCGACGACGGCGCTCACGCTCCCTTGGGTCTACGTCTGGGCGACCGGCGCCACCGCCCCGCTGGGCGACCTCCAGACGGTCGCGGTGACCGGCGTCGCGGTCCTCGGGGCCTCGTTCATGCTCGCGTGGGCCGCCGAGACCGCCGAGGAGGACGTGCCCAGGGCGTTCGCGCTCGCGGTCCTCGCGGTCCTCGCGGTCGCCCCCGAGTACGCTGTCGACGCCCTCTACGCGTGGACCGCCGGCGCGAACGCCGGCACCGAGGCCGGCACGGAGGCCGCCAACCTCGCCGTGGCGAACATGACCGGCGCGAACCGCATCCTCATCGGTCTGGGCTGGTCGGCCATCGCGCTGTTCACGGTCTACCGGACGGGTAACTCCGCCGACCCCGCGGTCCGGACGGAGTCGGGCTTCCTGGCGAGCAACGTCGAACTCGACCGCGACATCGCCACCGAGATCACCTTCCTGCTCGCCGCCACGGCGTACGCCTTCTTCGTCCCGCTGGGTAACGGCATCGGCATCACCGACACCGTCGTGCTGGTCGGTCTCTACTTCACCTACATCGCCATCATCATCCGGGGCGAGGTCGAGGAGACCGACGAGCAGGTCGGCGTGCCGGCGTACTTCCAGTCGCTCTCGAAGGGACCGCGGATCGCCTCGGTCCTGCTCATGTTCGGCTACTCGGGGGTGATGATCTACACGGCGGTCCACCCGTTCGCCCACGGCCTCGAGCACCTCGGCACAAGCCTCGGCATCCCGCCGTTCTTCATGATCCAGTGGATCGCGCCGCTGGCCTCCGAGTCGCCCGAGCTCATCGTGGTCGCCTACCTCGTCAACAAGGCGCGGTCGACCGCCGGATTCAACGCGCTCATCTCCTCGAAGCTCAACCAGTGGACCCTGCTCATCGGCACGCTGGCGGTCGTCTACTCCATCGCCGCGAGCCAGATCGGCACCCTGCCGTTCGACGAGAAGCAGACCGCCGAGATCTGGATCACGGCCGCCCAGAGCTTCTTCGCCATCGGCATCCTGACGAACTTCGAGATCAGCGTCCGCGAGGCGGTCACGCTCCTCGTCCTGTTCGTGAGCCAGATCGCCATCGAGTTCTACTTCATCCGGACGCTGCCCGAGGCCCAGGCCAACGACCTGAGCATCCTCGTCCTCCACGGCTACACCGTCCTCTACCTCGTCCTCGGCGCTGCGCTGTTCTACCTGCGGCGGGGCGAACTCCGGTACCTGTTCGGCAAGACAGTGACCACCGCCCGCGAGGCCATCAACGGGCAGCCGAGCCGCCCGGAGCACGCCGACTGA
- a CDS encoding D-aminoacyl-tRNA deacylase — protein MIAIVVSRADSASERIGEHLLDLADWETREDDARPDGAGGGRYYRREGFELREFDDLHLELEDAAAAFGGTDGTDSGAPDSNADSRDPDLLVFVSRHSGNTGPLLTAHFTGNFGPAEFGGVDGGLAAACPNAHARLLSAFDEHAPDDYEVGAECTHHGPSSVGVPSMFVELGSDEPQWSDPAGARAVAAAVLDLAGVDPHRDRQVVGFGGGHYVPRFERVERETDWAVGHVGADWALDAMGSPENNRDVVRAAFEASRAERAVVEGDRPDLASVVADLGYEVVSETWLRETTGVPLALVESLEDDLSTVDEGLRFGDRARDGAAQTGADGSGSDYEVVDLPADLLAEAQGIDADAAREAVASAALAFETEQSGTRAAGRAAVGEPADREALVDGLVAVLREKYDSVAREDGAVVARETGFDPEKARKLGVPEGPAFGKLSAGEPVDVDGEEIDPEAVRTERTRRFSV, from the coding sequence GTGATCGCCATCGTCGTCAGCAGGGCCGACTCGGCGTCCGAACGCATCGGCGAGCACCTGCTCGACCTCGCCGACTGGGAGACTCGCGAGGACGACGCCCGACCCGACGGGGCGGGCGGCGGCCGGTACTACCGCCGCGAGGGGTTCGAGCTCCGGGAGTTCGACGACCTCCACCTCGAACTCGAGGACGCGGCCGCGGCCTTCGGCGGGACGGACGGCACCGATTCGGGCGCTCCAGACTCGAACGCCGACTCACGCGACCCGGACCTGCTCGTGTTCGTCTCCCGGCACTCGGGCAACACCGGCCCGCTGCTGACGGCCCACTTCACCGGCAACTTCGGCCCGGCCGAGTTCGGCGGGGTCGACGGCGGCCTCGCGGCGGCCTGCCCGAACGCCCACGCTCGCCTGCTTTCGGCGTTCGACGAGCACGCGCCAGACGACTACGAGGTCGGCGCGGAGTGCACCCACCACGGCCCCTCGTCGGTGGGCGTCCCCTCGATGTTCGTGGAACTCGGCAGCGACGAGCCCCAGTGGTCGGACCCCGCCGGCGCGCGGGCCGTGGCGGCGGCCGTGCTCGATCTGGCGGGCGTCGACCCCCACCGCGACCGCCAGGTCGTCGGCTTCGGCGGCGGCCACTACGTCCCCCGGTTCGAGCGCGTCGAGCGCGAGACCGACTGGGCGGTCGGCCACGTCGGCGCCGACTGGGCGCTCGACGCGATGGGGTCCCCCGAGAACAACCGCGATGTGGTCCGGGCCGCCTTCGAGGCGAGCCGGGCCGAGCGCGCGGTGGTGGAGGGCGACCGGCCCGACCTGGCGTCGGTCGTCGCCGACCTGGGCTACGAGGTCGTGAGCGAGACCTGGCTCCGGGAGACCACCGGCGTCCCACTCGCCCTGGTCGAGTCGCTCGAGGACGACCTCTCGACGGTCGACGAGGGGCTGCGGTTCGGCGACCGCGCTCGCGACGGTGCGGCGCAGACCGGTGCCGATGGCTCCGGGAGCGACTACGAGGTGGTCGACCTCCCCGCGGACCTGCTCGCGGAGGCCCAGGGGATCGACGCCGACGCCGCGCGCGAGGCGGTCGCGAGCGCGGCGCTCGCGTTCGAGACCGAGCAGAGCGGGACCCGGGCCGCGGGCCGGGCGGCGGTCGGGGAACCGGCCGACCGCGAGGCGCTGGTCGACGGGCTGGTCGCGGTGCTCCGGGAGAAGTACGACTCGGTCGCGCGCGAGGACGGCGCGGTCGTCGCGCGCGAGACCGGCTTCGACCCGGAGAAGGCCCGGAAACTCGGCGTTCCGGAGGGACCGGCGTTCGGAAAACTGTCGGCAGGCGAGCCGGTCGACGTAGACGGCGAGGAGATCGACCCCGAGGCGGTCCGCACCGAACGCACGCGCAGGTTCTCGGTCTGA
- the ftsZ gene encoding cell division protein FtsZ has protein sequence MDSLVEDAIEEAEGGQDSRQRSSGAGAKAQAANASGTMTDEELKDVLQDLQTDITVVGCGGAGGNTVNRMAEEGIHGAKLVAANTDVQHLVEIEADTKILMGEQKTQGRGAGSLPQVGEEAALESQDEIYDAIQGSDMVFVTAGLGGGTGTGSAPVVAKAARESGALTISIVTTPFTAEGEVRRTNAEAGLERLRDVSDTVIVVPNDRLLDSVGKLPVRQAFKVADEVLMRSVKGITELITKPGLVNLDFADVRTVMEKGGVAMIGLGESDSDSKAQDSVKSAMRSPLLDVDISGANSALVNVTGGNDMSIEEAEGVVEEIYDRIDPDARIIWGTSIDEELDGEMRTMIVVTGVESPQIYGRNEAQQAKANKRLQDIDYVE, from the coding sequence ATGGACTCGCTAGTCGAAGACGCCATCGAGGAAGCCGAGGGGGGACAGGACTCCCGACAGCGCAGTTCGGGGGCCGGGGCGAAGGCGCAGGCCGCGAACGCGTCGGGGACGATGACCGACGAGGAACTCAAGGACGTCCTCCAGGACCTCCAGACCGACATCACCGTGGTCGGCTGCGGCGGCGCCGGCGGCAACACCGTCAACCGGATGGCCGAGGAGGGCATCCACGGCGCGAAGCTCGTGGCCGCCAACACCGACGTACAGCACCTCGTGGAGATCGAGGCCGACACAAAGATCCTGATGGGCGAGCAGAAGACCCAGGGCCGGGGCGCCGGCTCGCTCCCCCAGGTCGGCGAGGAGGCCGCCCTCGAGAGCCAGGACGAGATCTACGACGCCATCCAGGGTTCGGACATGGTGTTCGTCACCGCCGGCCTCGGCGGCGGCACCGGCACCGGCTCGGCCCCGGTGGTCGCGAAGGCCGCCCGGGAGTCGGGCGCGCTCACCATCTCCATCGTGACGACGCCGTTCACCGCCGAGGGCGAGGTCCGCCGGACCAACGCCGAGGCGGGTCTGGAGCGGCTCCGGGACGTCAGCGACACCGTCATCGTCGTGCCGAACGACCGCCTGCTCGACTCGGTCGGCAAGCTGCCGGTCCGCCAGGCGTTCAAGGTCGCCGACGAGGTGCTGATGCGGTCGGTCAAGGGCATCACCGAGCTCATCACCAAGCCCGGCCTCGTGAATCTGGACTTCGCCGACGTCCGGACCGTCATGGAGAAGGGCGGCGTCGCCATGATCGGCCTCGGCGAGAGCGACTCGGACTCGAAGGCCCAGGACTCGGTGAAGTCGGCGATGCGCTCGCCGCTGCTCGACGTCGACATCTCGGGCGCCAACTCCGCGCTGGTCAACGTCACCGGCGGCAACGACATGTCCATCGAGGAGGCCGAGGGCGTGGTCGAGGAGATCTACGACCGCATCGACCCCGACGCCCGCATCATCTGGGGTACCTCCATCGACGAGGAGCTCGACGGCGAGATGCGCACGATGATCGTCGTCACCGGCGTCGAGTCCCCGCAGATCTACGGCCGGAACGAGGCCCAGCAGGCCAAGGCCAACAAGCGGCTCCAGGACATCGACTACGTGGAGTAG
- a CDS encoding protein translocase SEC61 complex subunit gamma has product MDVKLDLSSYVRVLKLASTPSWEEFSKISKIAGAGIILVGLLGFIIFAVMSFLPA; this is encoded by the coding sequence ATGGACGTCAAGCTAGACCTCTCGTCGTACGTGCGAGTACTCAAGCTCGCCAGCACGCCCTCGTGGGAGGAGTTCTCGAAGATCTCGAAGATCGCCGGCGCCGGGATCATCCTGGTGGGACTCCTCGGTTTTATCATCTTCGCCGTCATGAGTTTCCTCCCAGCGTAG
- a CDS encoding transcription elongation factor Spt5 — MGMYAVKTTASQERTVADMIINREEPEIHAALAPDSLTSYVMVEADNDAVINRVLEEIPHARSMVPGKSDISEVEHFLSPTPDVEGIAEGDIVELIAGPFKGEKAQVQRIDEGKDQVTVELYEATVPIPVTVRGDQIRVLDSEER, encoded by the coding sequence ATGGGAATGTACGCAGTCAAGACGACCGCGAGCCAGGAGCGCACCGTCGCGGACATGATCATCAACCGGGAGGAGCCCGAGATCCACGCCGCGCTCGCGCCCGACTCGCTGACGAGCTACGTGATGGTGGAGGCCGACAACGACGCGGTCATCAACCGCGTCCTCGAGGAGATCCCCCACGCCCGCAGCATGGTGCCGGGCAAGAGCGACATCTCGGAGGTCGAGCACTTCCTGTCGCCCACGCCCGACGTCGAGGGCATCGCGGAGGGCGACATCGTCGAGCTCATCGCCGGCCCGTTCAAGGGCGAGAAGGCCCAGGTCCAGCGCATCGACGAGGGCAAGGACCAGGTGACGGTCGAACTGTACGAGGCGACCGTTCCGATTCCGGTGACGGTCCGCGGGGACCAGATCCGAGTGCTGGACTCCGAAGAGCGGTAA
- a CDS encoding MGMT family protein: protein MGDVTGGDGVTGIFARESPYLERYVQLGVASGRVLSVSFPEVPDEEAAEDHDLLDRIFDYLGGVEEDDFSDVEVALTVPTDQRRVLERVRKIPYGDQIDVETLARMTSEIDHTDEDDLNVVRTALDQNPAPLLIPDHRVRDGPSAAPPSVEQKLRSLEGL, encoded by the coding sequence ATCGGCGACGTTACGGGCGGGGACGGCGTCACCGGCATCTTCGCGCGCGAGTCGCCGTACCTCGAGCGCTACGTCCAGCTGGGCGTCGCCAGCGGCCGGGTCCTCAGCGTCTCGTTCCCGGAGGTCCCCGACGAGGAGGCCGCCGAGGACCACGACCTGCTCGACCGCATCTTCGACTACCTCGGCGGGGTCGAGGAGGACGACTTCTCGGACGTGGAGGTCGCGCTCACGGTGCCGACCGACCAGCGCCGCGTGCTCGAGCGCGTCCGAAAGATCCCCTACGGCGACCAGATCGACGTCGAGACGCTGGCCCGGATGACGAGCGAGATCGACCACACCGACGAGGACGACCTGAACGTGGTCCGGACCGCGCTCGACCAGAACCCCGCGCCGCTGCTGATTCCGGACCACCGGGTCCGCGACGGGCCGAGCGCCGCGCCGCCGAGCGTCGAGCAGAAGTTGCGGTCGCTGGAAGGTCTGTAA
- the trpC gene encoding indole-3-glycerol phosphate synthase yields the protein MNDSEELAPAVAAILESAENRGAPDGGPVSVEARSLPAALSRAENDGRVPVIAEVKPTSPTTEGTRDADPVELAEAMVEGGAAALSVLTEPDHFGGSPEDLRRVREAVDVPVLRKDFLVREAQLDTVEADVVLLIARFVGDDLTELVAAAKERGFQPLVEVHDAAELSRAVEAGADLVGVNNRDLARLEVDLETFEGVAPEAPDDATLIAESGVGTPADVRRMREAGADGLLVGSAIMDGVPESQSGSRGTSPLENVTENTRRLTQA from the coding sequence ATGAACGACAGCGAGGAACTCGCGCCCGCGGTCGCCGCCATCCTGGAGTCGGCGGAGAACCGAGGCGCCCCCGACGGCGGGCCGGTCTCGGTCGAGGCGCGGTCGCTGCCCGCGGCCCTCTCGCGGGCCGAGAACGACGGGCGGGTCCCCGTCATCGCGGAGGTGAAGCCGACGAGCCCGACGACCGAGGGGACACGCGACGCCGACCCGGTCGAACTGGCCGAGGCGATGGTCGAGGGCGGCGCGGCCGCCCTGTCGGTGCTGACCGAGCCCGACCACTTCGGCGGGTCGCCCGAGGACCTCCGCCGGGTCCGCGAGGCCGTCGACGTCCCGGTGCTCCGGAAGGACTTCCTGGTCCGGGAGGCCCAGCTCGACACCGTGGAAGCCGACGTCGTCCTGCTCATCGCCCGGTTCGTGGGCGACGACCTCACCGAACTGGTGGCGGCCGCGAAGGAACGGGGGTTCCAGCCGCTGGTCGAGGTCCACGACGCCGCGGAGCTGTCGCGCGCGGTCGAGGCCGGCGCCGACCTCGTCGGCGTGAACAACCGCGACCTGGCCCGGCTGGAGGTGGACCTCGAAACGTTCGAGGGCGTCGCGCCCGAAGCGCCCGACGACGCGACCCTGATCGCCGAGAGCGGCGTCGGCACGCCCGCCGACGTCCGCCGGATGCGCGAGGCGGGCGCCGACGGCCTGCTGGTCGGGAGCGCGATAATGGACGGCGTTCCGGAGTCACAGTCCGGAAGTCGAGGGACCTCGCCCCTCGAGAACGTGACGGAGAACACGCGGAGGCTGACACAGGCATGA
- the trpB gene encoding tryptophan synthase subunit beta → MSSESDSKFGDYGGQYVPEALMPAVEELTDAYERYVLENEDGFMDEFRERLGEFGGRPTPLQRADRLSERYDREVYLKREDLLHGGAHKLNNALGQVLLAKYMGKERIVAETGAGQHGTATAMACAHLDIDCEIYMGRTDINRQRPNVFRMRLHDAAVNPVDVGSGTLKEAINETMRDWATNVEDTHYVIGSVVGPHPFPRMVRDFQSVISEEAREQVRERAGRLPDSVVACAGGGSNTMGAFHEFVPDEDVDLYAVEAGGSSLTVDEEEELAPHSASLSVGDEGVLHGARTKLLQSREGQILESHSVSAGLDYSGVGPELAYLADEGRVTPVNVGDDAALEAFHRLSTLEGIIPALESSHALAYLEEAALGDEPDDLGDLVVVNVSGRGDKDLDTVIEESDRRNLDEAPSMEVFEGEQ, encoded by the coding sequence ATGAGCAGCGAATCCGATTCCAAGTTCGGCGACTACGGCGGTCAGTACGTCCCCGAGGCGCTGATGCCCGCCGTCGAGGAGCTGACCGACGCCTACGAGCGCTACGTCCTCGAGAACGAGGACGGCTTCATGGACGAGTTCCGCGAGCGATTGGGCGAGTTCGGCGGGCGGCCCACGCCGCTCCAGCGGGCCGACCGGCTGAGCGAGCGCTACGACCGGGAGGTCTACCTCAAGCGCGAGGACCTCCTCCACGGCGGCGCCCACAAGCTCAACAACGCGCTCGGCCAGGTCCTGCTGGCGAAGTACATGGGCAAGGAGCGCATCGTGGCCGAGACCGGCGCGGGCCAGCACGGCACCGCCACCGCGATGGCGTGCGCCCACCTCGACATCGACTGCGAGATCTACATGGGCCGGACCGACATCAATCGCCAGCGGCCCAACGTCTTCCGGATGCGGCTCCACGACGCCGCGGTCAATCCGGTCGACGTCGGGTCGGGGACGCTCAAGGAGGCCATCAACGAGACGATGCGCGACTGGGCGACCAACGTCGAGGACACCCACTACGTCATCGGCTCGGTGGTCGGGCCCCACCCGTTCCCCCGGATGGTCCGGGACTTCCAGTCGGTCATCTCCGAGGAGGCCCGCGAGCAGGTCCGGGAACGCGCCGGCCGGCTGCCCGACAGCGTGGTCGCGTGCGCGGGCGGCGGGTCGAACACGATGGGCGCGTTCCACGAGTTCGTGCCCGACGAGGACGTCGACCTCTACGCGGTGGAGGCCGGCGGCTCCTCGCTCACCGTCGACGAGGAGGAGGAGCTGGCGCCCCACTCGGCCTCGCTGTCGGTCGGCGACGAGGGCGTCCTCCACGGCGCGCGCACCAAGCTCCTCCAGAGCCGCGAGGGCCAAATTCTCGAGTCCCACAGCGTGAGCGCCGGGCTCGACTACTCTGGAGTCGGCCCGGAGCTGGCGTACCTCGCCGACGAGGGCCGGGTGACGCCGGTCAACGTCGGCGACGACGCCGCCCTGGAGGCGTTCCACCGGCTCTCGACGCTGGAGGGCATCATCCCCGCGCTCGAATCCAGCCACGCGCTGGCGTACCTCGAAGAGGCCGCGCTCGGCGACGAACCGGACGACCTCGGCGACCTCGTCGTCGTCAACGTCTCGGGCCGGGGCGACAAGGACCTCGACACGGTCATCGAGGAGAGCGACCGCCGGAACCTCGACGAGGCTCCCTCCATGGAGGTGTTCGAGGGTGAGCAGTGA